The Leptospira sp. WS39.C2 genome contains a region encoding:
- a CDS encoding alkaline phosphatase D family protein, whose product MRTKQILILIPTFVLLFITNPVFSKNLDSLSIGFGSCMHQEKESPILQTILSQKLDFLIFLGDIVYADHLSAKDKIPAYEKQFKRPEWKSLKTNTKLLFTWDDHDYGINDSGAEYQEKELSRTIFLKNVSPLMPKNISFGTKNNEGVFYSQWIQFSGKKIHIIIPDTRYFRSPLQRSFLSYFTGKSHYSPSEDLNRSILGAEQWLWLENEFSKPSDLLIFVSSIQVIPTEQPFEKWNNFPHEREKLIQSLQSANTKELVILSGDRHIAEIHEYSIPNKRTLVEITSSSFNLPLPFLPLEYESKWKIGNTYKNENFGILEIVLKNGNLEWKSSIKDLNGNSVLEYHSSQKNVLKRETE is encoded by the coding sequence ATGAGAACCAAACAAATCCTTATCTTAATACCAACCTTCGTTTTGCTTTTTATAACAAATCCAGTTTTCTCTAAAAACTTGGATTCACTTTCCATTGGTTTTGGTTCATGTATGCACCAAGAAAAAGAAAGTCCTATCTTACAAACCATTTTGTCTCAAAAATTAGATTTTCTGATTTTCCTCGGTGATATTGTGTATGCGGACCATTTGTCTGCGAAAGACAAAATTCCTGCCTATGAAAAACAATTCAAACGACCAGAGTGGAAATCTTTAAAAACGAATACAAAATTATTATTCACTTGGGATGACCATGATTACGGTATTAATGATAGTGGGGCGGAATACCAAGAGAAGGAACTTTCGAGAACTATCTTTTTAAAAAATGTAAGTCCACTCATGCCAAAAAACATTTCATTTGGAACCAAAAATAATGAGGGAGTTTTTTATTCGCAATGGATTCAATTCTCTGGCAAAAAGATTCATATCATTATACCAGACACTCGGTATTTTCGTTCACCTTTACAACGGAGTTTTTTATCCTATTTTACTGGTAAAAGCCATTACAGTCCTTCAGAGGATCTGAATCGATCGATCCTTGGCGCCGAACAATGGTTATGGTTGGAAAATGAGTTTTCCAAACCTTCCGATTTATTGATTTTTGTTTCGAGTATCCAAGTGATTCCAACAGAACAACCATTTGAAAAATGGAATAATTTCCCACACGAAAGAGAAAAACTGATCCAATCTTTACAATCTGCAAATACAAAAGAATTGGTGATTTTATCGGGAGACCGACACATCGCGGAAATTCATGAATATTCAATACCGAACAAAAGAACTCTCGTTGAAATCACTTCTAGTTCGTTCAATTTACCTCTGCCATTTTTACCTTTGGAATATGAATCTAAATGGAAAATTGGAAATACATATAAAAATGAAAACTTTGGAATTCTGGAAATCGTTTTGAAAAATGGAAATTTGGAATGGAAATCATCAATCAAAGATCTAAATGGGAATTCTGTTTTGGAATACCATTCTTCTCAGAAGAATGTTTTGAAAAGAGAAACTGAGTAA
- a CDS encoding amidohydrolase family protein, with protein MAETLIKQARIFDGSTNPSFIGDVRIKDGIVESISKTELSPKQGETVIDAKGQWLTPGFIDFHTHYDAEIEVAPDLSESVRHGVTTISLGSCSLSLALGDPTDLADMFSRVEAIPRKNVLSILESKKNWNSAIEYKKHLNSLPLGPNVTSFAGHSAIRAHVMGLERSLTKGEKPTKQELDKMNQHLEEALDAGFMGLSINTLVWDKMDGSRFRSRPLPSTFANWSEYEFLNRTLRKRGKIFQGVPNVSTKINVLMFLKEAFGIFRKPLKTTIISLMDVKFDPGLYKLLGLIGRITNKIFRSDFRFQALPEPFDLYADGMDVVVFEEFAAGAKANHIEDELERKTLMKDPKYRSWFKKQWTNWFLPRVFHRNFRETKIVDAPDKSLIGKSIDDVAKERGVHSVTAFLDLVAEHGNKVRWYTVMANHRKEPLQKIVSYPDILIGFSDAGAHLRGMAHYNFPLRMLKLVRDAELEKKPFMTMERAVHRLTGEIGDWFGIDAGYIKEGKRADLVIIDPNKLDDSLAKDVEAPMPFMEGFQRWVRRNDDTIKKVFINGKLAVDSGKPVSTLGKESGYGRFLESQIGV; from the coding sequence ATGGCAGAGACTCTTATCAAACAAGCGCGTATCTTTGATGGAAGCACAAACCCATCATTTATTGGGGATGTGCGGATTAAGGACGGAATCGTTGAATCGATTTCTAAAACAGAATTGAGTCCCAAACAGGGAGAAACAGTCATTGATGCAAAAGGCCAATGGTTAACACCAGGATTTATCGATTTTCATACACATTATGATGCTGAAATTGAAGTGGCGCCAGATCTTTCAGAATCTGTTAGGCATGGAGTCACTACTATTTCTCTTGGTAGTTGTTCTTTGAGTTTAGCGTTAGGTGATCCAACAGACCTGGCTGATATGTTTAGCCGCGTTGAAGCTATCCCACGAAAAAACGTTTTATCAATCTTAGAGAGTAAAAAAAATTGGAACTCTGCCATTGAATATAAAAAACACTTAAACTCACTTCCATTAGGTCCCAATGTTACTTCCTTTGCGGGTCACTCAGCAATCCGTGCTCACGTTATGGGTTTAGAAAGATCATTAACAAAAGGAGAAAAGCCAACCAAACAAGAGTTAGACAAAATGAACCAACATCTAGAAGAAGCATTAGATGCTGGTTTTATGGGTTTATCAATTAATACACTTGTATGGGATAAAATGGATGGTTCCCGATTTCGCTCCAGGCCATTACCTTCAACATTTGCCAATTGGAGCGAATATGAATTTTTAAATAGGACCTTAAGAAAGAGAGGAAAAATTTTCCAAGGAGTTCCTAACGTATCCACGAAAATCAATGTATTGATGTTTTTGAAAGAAGCATTTGGTATTTTTAGAAAACCGTTGAAAACAACCATCATCTCTCTAATGGATGTGAAATTTGATCCAGGTTTGTATAAATTATTGGGTCTCATCGGACGAATTACCAATAAAATTTTTCGTTCCGACTTCCGTTTTCAGGCATTACCAGAACCGTTTGATTTGTATGCTGATGGAATGGATGTTGTTGTATTCGAAGAGTTCGCTGCTGGTGCAAAAGCAAATCATATTGAAGATGAATTAGAACGAAAAACACTCATGAAAGATCCCAAGTATAGATCTTGGTTCAAAAAACAATGGACCAATTGGTTCTTACCTCGAGTATTCCATAGAAATTTTAGAGAAACAAAAATCGTCGATGCACCAGACAAATCTTTGATTGGAAAATCCATTGATGATGTCGCGAAAGAAAGAGGTGTTCATTCGGTTACTGCATTTTTAGATTTGGTAGCAGAACATGGAAACAAAGTGAGATGGTATACGGTCATGGCAAACCATAGAAAAGAACCATTACAAAAAATTGTTTCTTATCCTGACATCCTCATTGGATTTTCGGATGCAGGAGCACACCTTCGAGGGATGGCCCATTATAACTTCCCTCTTAGGATGTTAAAACTTGTACGTGATGCCGAACTCGAAAAAAAACCATTTATGACAATGGAAAGAGCAGTCCACCGACTCACAGGAGAAATTGGAGATTGGTTTGGAATAGATGCTGGGTATATCAAGGAAGGAAAAAGAGCTGACCTTGTCATCATCGATCCAAACAAATTGGACGACTCTCTTGCAAAAGATGTAGAAGCACCAATGCCATTTATGGAAGGTTTCCAACGTTGGGTGCGTCGTAATGACGATACCATCAAAAAAGTTTTCATCAATGGAAAATTGGCTGTCGATAGTGGAAAACCAGTTTCTACTTTAGGGAAAGAATCAGGTTATGGCCGCTTTTTAGAATCTCAAATCGGCGTTTAA
- the leuA2 gene encoding 2-isopropylmalate synthase LeuA2, with protein MKPKTIYIQDVTLRDGNQALKRPWTIDEKIEVFDLLVNLNVDGIEVGFPSSNEAEFHTCQVLSKRAPKGKPIAALSRANEREIGVTWDAIQYADTPRMHIVYPVSDFSIKHVLKISEKEVLQKIKSSISFARSIVGPGVEIQFSGEHFGDAIENFEFTKLAFHTAIEAGANIINLPNTVERYRPLVFVNMVKEIKESIGGKAMISIHTHNDLGMATATSVESVYVGAEQIEVALNGLGERAGNTNLYETAIALHQNGENLNINFQRIYPTAKRISELTGIPIGEKSPIIGDDIFSHRSGIHQDGVTKTLNQSKGAYRTFSPEFVGRIDKETISFTNQSGHKAIEFLLQKKGIQVSKEEIHKLFSLAKSISNQENNREITEEELVELSQTLLTFQ; from the coding sequence ATGAAACCAAAAACCATTTACATCCAAGACGTCACCTTACGGGACGGGAACCAAGCATTAAAACGACCTTGGACGATTGATGAAAAAATCGAAGTGTTTGACTTACTTGTAAACTTAAACGTGGACGGAATTGAAGTGGGATTTCCTTCTTCAAATGAAGCTGAATTTCATACCTGCCAAGTGTTGTCAAAACGAGCTCCCAAAGGAAAACCCATTGCAGCATTGTCGAGAGCCAATGAAAGAGAAATCGGTGTCACTTGGGATGCTATCCAATATGCGGACACACCTCGGATGCATATTGTGTATCCTGTGAGTGATTTTTCCATCAAACATGTATTAAAGATTTCGGAAAAAGAAGTTTTACAAAAGATAAAGTCTTCAATTTCGTTTGCTCGATCCATTGTTGGACCAGGAGTGGAAATCCAATTCTCTGGAGAACATTTTGGAGACGCCATAGAAAACTTTGAATTCACGAAACTTGCATTCCATACAGCAATTGAAGCTGGAGCTAATATCATCAACTTACCGAATACTGTGGAAAGGTATCGTCCTTTGGTTTTTGTGAATATGGTTAAGGAAATCAAAGAATCTATTGGTGGCAAAGCCATGATTTCGATACACACCCACAACGATTTAGGAATGGCCACAGCTACATCTGTGGAATCAGTATATGTTGGAGCTGAACAAATTGAAGTAGCGTTAAATGGCCTTGGCGAACGAGCAGGGAATACAAATTTGTATGAGACTGCCATCGCATTACACCAAAATGGCGAAAATTTGAACATTAACTTCCAAAGGATTTATCCAACTGCCAAACGAATTTCCGAGTTAACAGGAATTCCTATCGGAGAAAAATCACCTATCATCGGAGATGATATTTTTTCACATAGATCAGGTATCCACCAAGATGGAGTCACAAAAACCTTAAACCAATCCAAAGGAGCATATAGAACTTTTTCTCCCGAATTTGTAGGTAGGATCGATAAGGAAACTATCTCTTTTACTAACCAATCAGGCCACAAAGCTATAGAGTTTTTGTTACAAAAAAAAGGAATCCAGGTTTCCAAAGAAGAGATACATAAATTGTTTTCATTAGCGAAATCAATCTCTAACCAAGAGAATAATAGAGAAATCACCGAAGAAGAGTTAGTGGAACTAAGCCAAACTTTACTCACATTTCAGTGA
- a CDS encoding YgcG family protein gives MKRLFFILTFVSIISCKMPFGSYPKLTGPVVDPSGYLPIDTKSKLETILLEEEKITSNQVVVYITESLRESTIEKEAVAVFEQWKLGQKDKDNGILLLLAPNDKMVRIEVGYGLESILTDLISKRIIDEIIIPNMKVGNPSMAMISGVTAILEQLRTQSPKLTNEFCPNPFNDTNAELHSDTIPYLIKETKQFRSINFKFCVLPLESQFALEGAANHLLLERQKSSPNVSSVIFVTSPINEYKGTIVTSPDFYWSLSQNKIRSIFHNRYQESRTGDFTNYTYRAFLDMLDHIRHNNKMIIEKGTGIYDPYDSLEQFSYDRAGETIRKLETEYKIGIQILFLDTKNDLTDEGKKYHQLAFGKSPGITLLFSLNHKKFLVHTDQNSMIESTNGSTSFLIENPKLEQTITNAITSDLKGADIDWICIRSAEGIDSYLNSLRYQKDFNYENSSQTTSSTSSVQINIQEPHFVFQLFFMLMFFFLWIGLASGEGIIFFYGLFYVIGVIIRTKMSILPDSPNMYVMFLMLASAILTSIFIFIFRKLGWSTTVSSHTRDFFTSSGSSSSSSSGSSYRSSSTSYSGGGGRSGGGGASGSW, from the coding sequence ATGAAAAGACTATTTTTCATCCTAACTTTCGTTAGTATTATATCATGTAAAATGCCTTTTGGTTCTTATCCAAAACTCACGGGACCCGTGGTTGATCCAAGTGGATATTTGCCAATTGATACCAAGTCAAAACTAGAAACCATTTTACTAGAAGAGGAAAAAATCACTTCCAATCAAGTTGTGGTTTATATTACAGAAAGTTTGAGGGAAAGTACAATTGAAAAAGAAGCAGTTGCTGTTTTTGAACAATGGAAACTCGGGCAAAAAGACAAAGACAATGGTATCTTGTTGTTACTTGCTCCAAATGATAAGATGGTAAGAATTGAAGTTGGTTATGGACTGGAATCAATCCTAACTGATTTAATTTCAAAACGAATCATTGATGAAATCATCATCCCCAATATGAAAGTTGGAAATCCTTCTATGGCGATGATCTCTGGTGTCACTGCCATTTTAGAACAACTCCGGACTCAATCACCAAAGTTAACAAATGAATTTTGCCCAAATCCATTTAATGATACCAATGCAGAATTACACTCTGATACAATTCCATACCTCATAAAGGAAACTAAACAATTTCGATCAATAAATTTTAAATTTTGTGTACTTCCATTAGAATCCCAATTTGCTTTAGAGGGAGCAGCCAATCACCTACTCTTAGAACGACAAAAATCTTCTCCAAATGTAAGTTCCGTTATTTTTGTCACTTCTCCTATAAATGAGTACAAAGGCACAATCGTGACAAGCCCAGATTTTTACTGGTCCCTAAGCCAAAACAAAATCAGGAGTATCTTCCATAATCGATACCAGGAAAGTCGAACAGGAGATTTTACAAATTATACATACCGCGCATTTTTAGATATGTTAGATCATATCCGTCATAATAATAAAATGATAATCGAAAAAGGCACTGGAATTTATGATCCTTACGATTCTTTAGAACAATTCTCTTATGACAGGGCAGGTGAAACCATTCGAAAGTTAGAAACAGAATACAAAATTGGAATTCAAATTCTCTTTTTAGATACAAAAAATGATTTAACGGACGAAGGAAAAAAATACCACCAATTGGCTTTTGGGAAGTCACCTGGGATCACCTTACTCTTTTCCTTAAATCATAAAAAATTCTTAGTTCATACAGATCAAAACTCGATGATAGAGTCAACAAATGGATCTACTAGTTTCCTCATCGAAAATCCGAAATTAGAACAAACGATCACAAATGCAATCACATCAGACTTAAAAGGTGCAGACATTGATTGGATCTGCATTCGAAGTGCGGAAGGAATTGACTCTTACCTCAATTCACTTCGTTACCAAAAAGATTTTAATTACGAAAATTCATCTCAAACAACATCGTCTACCTCAAGTGTACAAATCAACATCCAGGAACCACATTTTGTGTTTCAATTGTTCTTTATGTTGATGTTTTTTTTCCTATGGATTGGGTTGGCTTCGGGTGAGGGAATTATATTCTTTTATGGACTCTTCTATGTGATCGGAGTCATCATTCGAACGAAGATGTCTATTTTACCCGATTCACCTAATATGTATGTAATGTTTTTAATGTTGGCTTCAGCCATTTTAACATCAATCTTCATTTTTATATTTCGGAAACTGGGTTGGTCAACCACTGTCAGTTCTCACACTCGGGACTTTTTTACAAGTTCCGGTTCCAGCTCAAGCTCTAGTTCAGGATCCAGTTACCGTTCCTCTAGTACCTCCTACTCAGGAGGAGGAGGACGGTCAGGTGGTGGCGGTGCAAGCGGAAGTTGGTAA
- a CDS encoding DUF4349 domain-containing protein, which translates to MSNDYEETNVSSGVSPSPKVAESKPQENKSQKRMMVYTVVVNLQSKEIEPKVTEIIKLAESFGGYALQYSSQGTIQLKIPQENLKTFLLTLKKGSHNYSEDVSAKDVTEDYLDTEIRLENAQKMRTRLLEILKSAKTLEETLKVEAELSKVSESIERWEGKLKYLSSSIQLSSVTVHVRQKWEPVVQKEYQPGPIGYPFYWLYLGLGKVKDGFIWLFIQEVPKEK; encoded by the coding sequence ATGTCGAATGATTACGAGGAAACAAATGTTTCTTCAGGTGTTTCACCTTCTCCCAAGGTGGCAGAATCAAAACCGCAAGAAAACAAATCCCAAAAACGAATGATGGTTTATACCGTTGTTGTCAATTTACAATCCAAAGAAATAGAACCTAAAGTCACAGAGATCATCAAACTAGCTGAATCTTTTGGCGGATATGCCTTGCAATATAGTTCGCAAGGAACCATTCAATTAAAAATCCCTCAAGAAAATTTAAAAACATTTTTACTTACCTTAAAAAAAGGATCTCACAATTATTCTGAGGATGTTTCTGCAAAAGATGTTACGGAAGATTATTTAGATACAGAAATCCGTTTAGAAAACGCACAAAAAATGAGAACACGTTTGCTTGAAATTTTAAAATCAGCAAAAACATTAGAAGAAACATTAAAAGTGGAAGCGGAACTTAGTAAAGTTTCAGAATCTATCGAACGATGGGAAGGAAAACTCAAATACCTTTCGTCATCGATACAACTGTCTTCTGTTACCGTTCATGTCAGACAAAAATGGGAACCTGTTGTCCAAAAAGAATACCAACCAGGACCCATTGGATATCCTTTTTATTGGTTATACCTGGGACTTGGCAAAGTAAAAGATGGATTCATTTGGTTATTCATACAAGAAGTTCCAAAAGAAAAATAA
- a CDS encoding MBL fold metallo-hydrolase has product MTVVFGENSLPSILISLSFVVLLSISFFQCKAFGKDPSGSHKEAIQKSEHFDKTRDQFVNRRPDILEKMRDGQNFFSLFFKFFFGGDKHQKPSVKLPEEKPDFQEFLKPDESIKFIWFGHSTFLVNIEGTILFFDPVFSESAAPFSFMVKRFQDAVVKLDDLPNIDYIIISHDHYDHLDLETIEFFKTKQTKFITPLGVTSHLKEWGIPEDRMTELDWWGKKEIGKIQVICTPAQHFSGRSGMNGNKTLWSSWTVIGQKERFYFSGDSGYDTHFKQIGDTFGPFDLTFIENGQYNPMWEAVHVLPEQTAQAHLDLKGKRLVPVHWGMFNLSLHSWYEPAENIERESKKHNIDLLTPKFGQLVKLKNPNVLERWWKKYIEEN; this is encoded by the coding sequence ATGACAGTTGTGTTTGGAGAAAATTCTTTGCCATCAATCCTTATTTCCCTATCGTTTGTCGTTCTATTGTCTATCTCGTTTTTCCAATGTAAGGCATTTGGAAAAGATCCAAGTGGTTCTCACAAAGAGGCCATCCAAAAGTCAGAACATTTTGATAAAACACGAGACCAGTTTGTCAATAGAAGGCCTGATATTTTAGAGAAAATGAGAGATGGCCAAAACTTCTTTTCCTTGTTTTTCAAATTTTTTTTTGGTGGGGACAAACACCAAAAACCATCAGTCAAATTACCTGAAGAAAAACCTGACTTTCAGGAATTTTTAAAACCAGATGAAAGTATCAAATTCATTTGGTTTGGTCATTCTACTTTCCTTGTGAATATCGAAGGGACCATCTTATTTTTTGATCCTGTTTTTTCGGAATCAGCAGCACCATTTTCATTTATGGTAAAAAGATTTCAGGATGCAGTAGTAAAGTTAGATGACCTTCCTAACATTGATTATATCATTATCTCACATGATCATTATGACCATCTTGATCTGGAAACCATCGAGTTTTTTAAAACAAAACAAACAAAATTCATCACTCCACTTGGTGTCACTTCTCATTTGAAAGAATGGGGGATTCCTGAAGACCGTATGACAGAACTTGATTGGTGGGGTAAAAAAGAGATCGGGAAAATCCAAGTTATTTGTACTCCAGCCCAACATTTTTCAGGTCGTAGTGGGATGAATGGAAACAAAACACTATGGTCCTCTTGGACTGTCATTGGTCAAAAGGAACGTTTTTATTTTAGTGGTGACTCAGGTTACGACACTCACTTCAAACAAATTGGAGACACTTTCGGTCCCTTTGATTTAACTTTTATAGAAAATGGACAATACAATCCAATGTGGGAAGCTGTTCATGTTTTACCTGAACAAACTGCACAAGCACATTTGGATTTAAAAGGCAAACGACTTGTCCCTGTACATTGGGGTATGTTTAATTTGTCCCTTCATAGTTGGTATGAACCAGCAGAAAACATTGAAAGAGAATCAAAAAAACATAACATTGATTTGCTGACTCCAAAATTCGGACAATTGGTAAAACTTAAGAATCCTAATGTTTTAGAACGTTGGTGGAAAAAATACATAGAAGAAAATTGA
- a CDS encoding SRPBCC domain-containing protein: MPTEIQIQTLIANDRKKVWDYYTNPTHITQWNFADLSWHCPHAKVELKNGGTYMARMEAKDGSFGFDFEAIFDSVKEHESITYTMTDKRKAKIEFKDKAPHTEVTITFDAETENPIEMQKEGWQSILNSFKNYVESH, translated from the coding sequence ATGCCAACAGAAATCCAAATCCAAACACTAATAGCGAATGACAGAAAAAAAGTTTGGGACTATTATACAAATCCTACACATATCACTCAATGGAACTTTGCCGATCTTTCATGGCATTGCCCTCATGCAAAAGTAGAATTAAAAAATGGCGGAACGTATATGGCTCGCATGGAAGCCAAAGATGGTAGTTTTGGATTTGATTTCGAAGCTATTTTTGATTCAGTAAAAGAACATGAATCAATTACGTATACAATGACTGATAAAAGAAAGGCGAAGATAGAATTCAAAGACAAGGCACCTCACACGGAAGTAACCATCACCTTTGATGCAGAAACAGAAAATCCAATCGAAATGCAAAAAGAAGGTTGGCAATCCATCTTAAACAGTTTCAAAAATTACGTAGAGTCACATTAA
- a CDS encoding TetR/AcrR family transcriptional regulator, producing MKPKEKILESSFALFREKGFQATGIAEILERAGAYKKTLYDHFKSKDDIGFEYLNYLSEQQRIVMLKVLGKANDMSDFIDKWVNFIVRNQRNTSRKDCPIALFSGEISHLNQFDSYRNRAVQHVLETVEICILKFEPNLRSDLVKSLSYELYMSYLGGLRLYALTKDRKVIERMKSQMIHSAQRLVKV from the coding sequence TTGAAACCAAAAGAAAAGATTTTAGAAAGTTCCTTTGCTTTATTCCGTGAAAAAGGATTCCAGGCCACTGGTATCGCTGAAATATTAGAACGAGCTGGTGCTTACAAAAAAACTCTATATGATCATTTTAAATCAAAAGATGATATTGGTTTTGAATATCTAAATTATTTATCAGAACAACAAAGAATCGTGATGTTGAAAGTTCTTGGAAAAGCCAATGATATGTCTGACTTTATAGATAAATGGGTTAACTTCATTGTTCGCAACCAAAGGAATACTTCTCGAAAAGATTGTCCCATTGCTCTATTTTCTGGTGAGATTTCCCATTTGAATCAATTTGACTCGTATCGTAATCGCGCAGTCCAACATGTTTTAGAGACAGTTGAAATTTGTATTTTGAAATTTGAACCAAACCTTCGTTCTGATCTTGTCAAATCTCTGAGTTATGAATTGTATATGAGTTACCTTGGTGGTTTACGATTGTATGCGTTAACAAAAGATCGAAAAGTCATCGAAAGAATGAAATCACAAATGATCCACTCTGCACAAAGATTGGTTAAAGTTTAG
- a CDS encoding Ig domain-containing protein, whose amino-acid sequence MFKKVRTLRIVNLSFIVSFLIFLVVCSNLGKPKHSLWIQSLFVIGNLPLSDTNKEKNDPPTTGIQSEYEIHSMKPNILIEDESFEIIGNNLMKSLDADILGSGTNKYITYLETSDTKLIGHINRCPSVPIEIITGNSEIGFQKQFFPCLGSFPYSLRSFILDLNQPLPNMSPVTSDTSLEFLSNLGEIQFEINRSLPVGMSFDQKTGIISGIPLQTTNNEFLSFIVYAKLKDSPEVKIKTFFTLIVLTNEEKSNRTCRSISPSSTCNGPSPHTCTNASKCFYSQMACIKDPKCGF is encoded by the coding sequence ATGTTCAAAAAAGTTCGTACACTTCGTATTGTGAATTTAAGTTTTATCGTTTCATTTCTCATTTTTTTAGTCGTTTGTTCAAATCTGGGAAAACCAAAACATTCACTTTGGATCCAGAGTTTGTTTGTAATTGGGAATTTACCATTATCAGATACTAATAAGGAAAAAAATGATCCGCCTACAACAGGCATCCAAAGTGAGTATGAAATCCATTCAATGAAACCAAACATATTGATTGAAGATGAATCATTTGAGATCATTGGAAATAACTTAATGAAATCGCTTGATGCTGATATTTTGGGTAGTGGGACAAATAAATATATAACCTATTTGGAAACTTCTGATACAAAACTCATTGGCCATATCAATCGATGTCCGAGTGTTCCCATAGAGATCATTACTGGAAATTCAGAAATTGGTTTTCAAAAACAGTTTTTCCCTTGTTTGGGTTCCTTTCCATATTCCCTTCGTTCCTTTATTTTGGATTTAAACCAACCTTTGCCAAACATGAGTCCCGTTACTTCAGATACATCTTTAGAATTCTTAAGTAATTTGGGTGAGATCCAATTTGAGATAAACCGATCTTTACCAGTAGGAATGTCCTTCGATCAAAAAACGGGAATCATTTCAGGCATTCCATTACAAACTACAAACAATGAGTTCCTAAGTTTTATTGTATATGCGAAACTTAAAGACAGTCCTGAAGTAAAAATTAAGACTTTCTTTACACTAATTGTATTAACAAACGAGGAAAAATCCAATCGGACATGTCGTTCCATTTCTCCTTCATCGACATGTAATGGTCCATCACCCCATACTTGTACAAACGCAAGTAAATGTTTTTATAGCCAGATGGCTTGTATTAAAGATCCAAAATGTGGTTTCTGA